The Planococcus liqunii genome includes a region encoding these proteins:
- the katA gene encoding catalase KatA — MSTDKRTLTTSWGAPVGDNQNSQTAGQHGPVLLQDVHLLEKLAHFNRERVPERVVHAKGAGAHGYFEVTQDLTKYTKAAFLSEVGKKTDMFARFSTVAGELGSADTVRDPRGFALKFYTEEGNYDLVGNNTPIFFIRDAIKFPDFIHTQKRDPRTHLKNPNAVWDFWSLSPESLHQVTYLMGDRGIPATLRHMHGFGSHTFKWTNAEGVSHWVKYHFLTEQGIQNITQEVADKIAGENPDFHTEDLFNAIEEGDFPAWKMYVQIMPLEDANTYRFDPFDVTKTWSHKDYPLIEVGRMVLNRNPQNYFAEVEQATFSPGTLVPGIDVSPDKMLQGRLFAYHDAHRYRVGANHQMLPINAAKNEVNNYQRDGQMNFGANGGGSVYYEPNSYGGPVEEAASKPAPLAVEGFTDSVPYREEDFYTQPGDLYRLQTPEEQERLVATFVGGLSAVTKEDIKLRQISHLYKADPEFGTRVAEGLGLPVPGLTEIK, encoded by the coding sequence ATGAGTACAGACAAAAGAACTTTAACGACTAGCTGGGGTGCACCGGTTGGCGACAACCAGAACTCACAGACAGCTGGCCAGCACGGACCAGTATTGCTTCAAGATGTTCATCTTCTTGAAAAATTAGCCCACTTTAACCGGGAACGTGTACCTGAACGTGTTGTCCATGCAAAAGGCGCTGGCGCTCACGGATACTTTGAAGTTACACAAGACCTTACAAAATACACAAAAGCTGCTTTCTTGTCAGAAGTCGGCAAAAAGACCGATATGTTTGCGCGTTTCTCCACAGTAGCCGGCGAGCTTGGTTCTGCTGACACTGTTCGCGACCCACGCGGCTTTGCTTTGAAATTCTACACAGAAGAAGGAAACTACGATCTAGTTGGAAACAACACGCCGATTTTCTTTATCCGCGATGCGATTAAATTCCCTGACTTTATCCATACACAAAAGCGTGACCCACGCACACACTTGAAAAACCCTAACGCAGTGTGGGACTTCTGGTCATTGTCACCAGAATCACTGCACCAAGTAACCTATTTGATGGGCGACCGCGGAATTCCTGCGACTCTCCGCCATATGCACGGTTTCGGAAGCCACACATTCAAATGGACAAACGCTGAAGGTGTATCCCATTGGGTGAAATACCACTTCCTGACTGAACAAGGCATCCAAAACATCACGCAGGAAGTCGCTGACAAAATCGCTGGCGAAAACCCTGACTTCCATACAGAAGATCTTTTCAATGCGATTGAAGAAGGCGACTTCCCTGCTTGGAAAATGTATGTTCAAATCATGCCGTTGGAAGATGCGAACACATACCGCTTCGACCCATTCGATGTAACAAAAACATGGTCTCACAAAGACTACCCATTGATTGAAGTTGGACGCATGGTGCTGAACCGCAACCCGCAAAACTATTTTGCTGAAGTTGAGCAAGCTACGTTCTCTCCGGGCACATTGGTTCCTGGCATCGACGTATCTCCGGACAAAATGCTTCAAGGCCGTTTGTTCGCATACCACGATGCACACCGTTACCGCGTAGGCGCTAACCACCAAATGCTGCCAATCAATGCTGCGAAAAACGAAGTAAACAACTACCAGCGCGACGGCCAAATGAACTTTGGCGCAAACGGCGGCGGTTCTGTCTACTACGAACCCAACAGCTACGGCGGTCCAGTTGAAGAAGCTGCTTCGAAACCAGCTCCGCTTGCTGTGGAAGGCTTCACGGATTCTGTGCCTTACCGCGAAGAAGACTTCTACACACAACCGGGCGACCTTTACCGCTTGCAGACTCCGGAAGAGCAAGAACGCCTTGTTGCAACTTTCGTCGGCGGCTTAAGCGCGGTTACAAAAGAAGACATCAAACTTCGCCAGATCAGCCACTTGTACAAAGCGGATCCTGAATTCGGGACTCGTGTTGCTGAAGGTCTTGGCCTTCCTGTACCAGGCCTTACTGAAATCAAATAA
- a CDS encoding class I adenylate-forming enzyme family protein, with product MLVTQSIAKYADTQPAKVYTSYQGREWSYSEFYEKAKRVAAYFQQKGYQKDDIVALYALNSDTFLVCYFGIQLGGFIAMPVNTKLAAPEVEYIFSNSEAKALIYDVRIEEVIKNTAHKFQDTLTIGGEDTLGHVTEDASLEFKPVSLDAEDTGVVMYTSGTTGKPKGVMLTHSNIQACAETWSEAMAITGQDRMLISTPLFHCAAAHVFVVPITHKGGSLVIEEAFSPDKTLNMLQSAQPTMFFGVPAMYSIILNLPDIQKVQLPSLRLFCYGAAPMPYELVKKLKETFPAVGVQNCYGQTENAPAASSLKDHFALDKIGSVGEVLPQTKIQVVDEFGDSLPTGQVGEIVVKGPQVMKGYLRNEEATRRAVKNGWMYSGDLGKFDEDGLLYIVDRKKDMIIRGGENVYPVEVEEVLYQIPQLLEAAVVGVPHEVYGEVPKAYVVQKEGQSVSEEEIKAYCETQLAKYKVPLAVEYLDELPRNASGKVLKHTLRAAENSRA from the coding sequence ATGCTCGTTACACAATCTATTGCGAAATATGCAGATACACAGCCCGCGAAAGTATATACCTCTTATCAAGGAAGAGAATGGAGCTACAGCGAATTTTACGAAAAAGCGAAACGAGTGGCGGCTTATTTTCAGCAGAAAGGGTATCAAAAGGACGACATTGTTGCCTTGTATGCACTGAATTCCGATACGTTTCTTGTTTGTTATTTCGGCATCCAGCTAGGTGGTTTTATTGCCATGCCGGTCAATACGAAACTGGCAGCGCCTGAAGTTGAGTATATTTTCTCAAACTCGGAAGCGAAAGCGCTGATCTATGATGTGCGTATTGAAGAAGTGATTAAAAACACAGCGCATAAGTTCCAGGATACATTAACCATCGGCGGAGAAGACACGTTAGGGCACGTTACGGAAGATGCTTCATTGGAATTTAAGCCGGTATCCTTGGACGCAGAAGATACCGGGGTGGTGATGTACACCTCGGGAACAACCGGAAAACCGAAAGGCGTGATGCTGACGCACAGCAATATACAAGCATGCGCAGAAACTTGGTCCGAAGCCATGGCAATTACCGGTCAGGACCGGATGCTAATCTCAACGCCTCTTTTTCATTGTGCGGCAGCTCATGTTTTTGTCGTGCCTATCACCCATAAAGGTGGCTCTTTGGTGATAGAAGAAGCGTTTTCTCCGGATAAAACATTGAATATGCTGCAGTCCGCTCAGCCGACCATGTTTTTCGGAGTGCCGGCGATGTACAGCATCATCTTAAATTTGCCGGATATCCAGAAAGTCCAATTGCCTTCATTGCGCTTGTTCTGTTACGGGGCAGCGCCGATGCCTTATGAACTGGTGAAAAAACTGAAAGAGACGTTTCCGGCTGTCGGTGTCCAGAACTGCTATGGGCAGACGGAAAACGCGCCAGCGGCCTCTTCCTTAAAAGACCATTTTGCCCTCGATAAAATCGGGTCGGTCGGAGAAGTGCTCCCACAGACAAAAATCCAGGTGGTGGATGAATTTGGGGATTCGCTGCCGACCGGGCAAGTGGGTGAAATCGTCGTCAAAGGTCCGCAGGTGATGAAAGGCTATTTGCGAAACGAAGAAGCGACGCGCCGAGCGGTTAAAAACGGCTGGATGTACAGCGGCGACCTTGGGAAATTTGATGAAGACGGCCTGTTGTATATCGTTGACCGCAAAAAAGACATGATCATCCGCGGCGGCGAGAACGTCTATCCGGTGGAAGTTGAAGAAGTGCTGTACCAAATTCCGCAATTGCTTGAAGCGGCGGTTGTCGGTGTGCCGCATGAAGTCTACGGCGAAGTGCCAAAAGCATACGTTGTCCAAAAAGAAGGGCAGTCTGTATCAGAAGAGGAAATCAAAGCCTATTGCGAGACCCAGCTTGCAAAATACAAAGTGCCGCTGGCAGTTGAATATCTGGATGAATTGCCGCGCAATGCATCCGGAAAAGTGTTAAAACACACGCTGCGGGCTGCAGAAAACTCACGGGCTTAA
- a CDS encoding NAD(P)H-dependent flavin oxidoreductase: protein MLKLPVIISPMFLVSTPKMVIEAGNAGVIGSFPLLNARPVETCAAWLQEVKSALGEKPWAVNFICHTGSNSRYAEDLELIRQYEPPIVITSLGSPGEVIEVVRAYGGLVYSDVANVRHAKKAAASGVDGLVLVCAGAGGHGGTLNPFAFIAAVKKFYSGTIILSGGLSTGADVAAAKLMGADYVYMGTRFLAAEESSAPEDYKQMVIDSTIEDVLYTDSFSGVPVNVLVPSLVKQGIDPKTLKPKDEVDLSHLVNAKAWRDIWSAGHGVTTITKRETTKEIVDTLISEYKAGVANLV from the coding sequence ATGCTTAAGCTTCCGGTAATAATCTCTCCCATGTTCTTGGTATCAACGCCGAAAATGGTCATCGAAGCGGGAAATGCGGGTGTAATCGGCTCATTCCCTCTATTAAATGCCCGCCCAGTTGAAACTTGTGCAGCATGGCTGCAGGAAGTGAAAAGTGCTCTCGGCGAAAAGCCGTGGGCTGTCAACTTCATTTGCCATACGGGGTCAAACAGCCGCTACGCCGAGGATCTGGAATTGATTCGCCAATACGAGCCGCCCATTGTCATCACTTCGTTAGGCTCGCCTGGTGAAGTCATTGAAGTGGTCCGTGCATACGGCGGCCTTGTGTACTCGGATGTAGCCAATGTGCGGCATGCGAAAAAAGCGGCTGCCAGCGGAGTGGATGGTTTGGTGTTGGTTTGTGCCGGAGCTGGCGGGCACGGCGGCACCTTGAATCCATTCGCGTTTATTGCCGCGGTGAAAAAATTCTACAGCGGCACCATTATTTTGTCGGGCGGCCTTTCGACAGGGGCAGATGTTGCAGCGGCAAAACTGATGGGCGCCGATTATGTCTATATGGGCACCCGCTTTTTGGCGGCGGAAGAAAGCAGCGCACCGGAAGATTACAAGCAAATGGTCATCGATTCCACCATTGAAGATGTGCTGTACACCGATTCATTCAGCGGAGTGCCGGTCAATGTATTGGTGCCAAGCCTCGTAAAGCAGGGAATTGATCCGAAAACCTTGAAGCCGAAAGACGAGGTCGATTTATCGCATTTGGTCAATGCCAAAGCATGGCGGGATATTTGGTCGGCGGGGCATGGGGTAACCACCATCACGAAAAGAGAAACCACCAAAGAAATTGTGGATACGCTGATCTCCGAATATAAGGCGGGAGTGGCGAACCTTGTATGA
- a CDS encoding C40 family peptidase, which produces MKKLAYSVLAAGSLALFVGAASADASSYTIKPGDTLWKVASSNNVSIANIKQWNNLKSDSIYPNQVLKLTASQPVKTTAPAKTTAPASTGATAQNTYIVKSGDTLYKVASLHKTTVSNIQKLNKLSTNTISVGQKLKVSGTVAAPAAPKAPAPAKTTAPAVSGNTYKVVSGDTLTNIAHRHGISVTQLMNWNGLTSSSIRVGQVLNVKNTTVATQPKPTPVSQPAVPAAGVAGKVISTATSLTGIPYVWGGATPSGFDCSGYIYYVYNKAGVSLPRTNTTGYDARSYDVSNPKPGDLVFFSNTYRAGISHMGIYLGDNKFIHAGGDRVQITSLSDSYWGKHFDGFKRLYAMD; this is translated from the coding sequence ATGAAAAAATTAGCTTACTCTGTACTTGCTGCAGGTTCTTTGGCTCTATTCGTTGGGGCTGCGAGTGCAGACGCAAGTTCGTACACGATTAAACCGGGAGATACATTATGGAAGGTTGCTTCTTCAAATAACGTCTCGATTGCAAACATCAAACAATGGAACAATTTAAAATCCGATTCTATTTACCCGAACCAAGTTTTAAAACTGACTGCCTCCCAGCCAGTTAAAACAACCGCTCCTGCCAAAACGACTGCACCCGCTTCAACTGGAGCCACGGCGCAAAACACATACATAGTAAAATCGGGAGATACGCTTTATAAAGTTGCTTCTTTACATAAGACAACCGTCAGCAACATTCAAAAGCTGAACAAGCTTTCTACAAACACGATTTCCGTCGGCCAAAAACTGAAAGTAAGCGGCACTGTTGCGGCCCCTGCTGCCCCGAAAGCGCCTGCACCGGCTAAAACTACGGCTCCAGCGGTTTCCGGCAATACTTATAAAGTCGTCAGCGGAGACACATTGACGAATATCGCCCATCGCCACGGCATTTCCGTTACACAATTAATGAACTGGAATGGCTTGACTTCAAGTTCGATCCGGGTAGGACAAGTGCTGAATGTAAAAAATACAACAGTCGCTACACAACCTAAACCCACCCCGGTTTCACAGCCCGCCGTCCCAGCAGCTGGAGTGGCGGGGAAAGTGATTTCAACGGCAACTTCCCTAACTGGCATTCCATACGTGTGGGGCGGTGCCACACCAAGCGGATTTGATTGCAGCGGATACATTTACTATGTATACAATAAAGCAGGCGTTAGCCTTCCGCGCACCAACACAACCGGCTACGATGCCCGTTCATACGATGTAAGCAATCCAAAACCGGGTGATTTGGTGTTCTTCAGCAATACGTACCGTGCAGGGATTTCTCATATGGGCATTTACCTGGGAGACAATAAATTCATCCATGCCGGCGGCGACCGTGTCCAAATTACCAGCTTGAGCGATTCCTACTGGGGCAAACATTTCGACGGGTTCAAACGTCTATACGCGATGGATTGA
- a CDS encoding hotdog fold thioesterase: MKIKSYEKTIMGALGIEMGEVTADRVVATMPVHEATHQPFGLLHGGASVVLAESVASIGTWNLIDQENEIAVGLEINANHIRGKQEGTVTAVGTPLHKGRTTMVWDIKIMDEEEKLICVSRCTVAIAKKSR, from the coding sequence ATGAAAATCAAATCTTATGAAAAAACCATTATGGGAGCGCTCGGAATCGAAATGGGAGAAGTGACAGCGGACCGTGTCGTTGCCACAATGCCGGTGCACGAAGCAACGCATCAGCCATTCGGCCTTCTTCATGGAGGAGCTTCAGTCGTATTAGCGGAATCAGTCGCCAGCATAGGGACATGGAATTTAATCGATCAGGAAAACGAAATTGCAGTGGGGCTGGAGATCAATGCCAACCATATCCGCGGGAAACAAGAAGGAACAGTTACAGCTGTCGGGACTCCTTTACATAAAGGCCGTACCACAATGGTATGGGATATAAAAATAATGGACGAAGAAGAAAAGTTAATTTGTGTATCGCGCTGCACCGTTGCGATTGCTAAAAAAAGCCGGTAA
- a CDS encoding acyl-CoA dehydrogenase family protein gives MHLRLTEEQEMVRKTIRRFVEKELIPLENDVLKNEREGKPGISKEKLKELQQKAKEFGFWGINTPEEYGGADMGQMMMALVLMEVSKTFVPFTFGGSADNILYYGNEEQKKRYLIPTINGEKKSCFAMTEPDAGSDTQNLKMTAVKDGNEWVLNGEKTFITGGNEADFVMVIAITDKELHSKTGREGVTCFIVDRDMGWKSEYIDTMGEWGPAGLVFDNVRVPEENILGEVNGGYNLGLEWIGFARWVVGARAVGMSERLLQMAIDYSKERKTFGKPIAERQAIQWPIADSAVEIEAAKWLVLNAAFTLDQGEDNRHLASMAKLYGANMGNRVVDRVLQIHGGMGYTRELPIERWYREARLWRIYDGTDEIQRLIISRNLLKGHVKIGQFI, from the coding sequence ATGCATTTACGTTTAACGGAAGAACAGGAAATGGTCCGAAAAACGATCCGAAGATTTGTTGAGAAAGAATTGATTCCACTGGAAAACGATGTGCTGAAAAATGAGCGGGAAGGGAAACCCGGAATTTCAAAAGAAAAACTGAAAGAACTGCAGCAAAAAGCGAAAGAGTTCGGCTTTTGGGGCATCAACACGCCGGAAGAATACGGCGGAGCGGATATGGGCCAGATGATGATGGCGCTGGTCCTCATGGAAGTCTCGAAGACCTTCGTGCCGTTCACATTCGGCGGTTCAGCAGACAATATCCTGTATTACGGAAACGAAGAACAGAAAAAGCGCTATTTGATTCCGACTATCAACGGCGAAAAGAAATCATGTTTTGCAATGACTGAGCCCGATGCGGGATCGGATACACAGAACTTAAAAATGACGGCCGTCAAAGACGGCAATGAATGGGTGCTGAACGGGGAGAAAACCTTCATTACCGGCGGGAACGAAGCCGATTTTGTGATGGTCATTGCGATTACCGACAAAGAATTGCATTCAAAAACCGGCCGCGAAGGCGTCACTTGCTTTATTGTTGACCGCGACATGGGCTGGAAATCCGAGTATATCGACACGATGGGCGAGTGGGGGCCGGCCGGACTGGTATTTGACAACGTCCGGGTGCCGGAAGAGAACATTCTCGGCGAAGTCAACGGCGGCTATAACCTTGGGCTTGAGTGGATCGGCTTTGCCCGATGGGTGGTAGGAGCGCGCGCTGTCGGCATGAGTGAACGGCTCCTGCAAATGGCGATTGACTACTCGAAAGAACGCAAGACTTTCGGCAAACCAATTGCTGAGCGCCAAGCCATCCAATGGCCGATTGCCGATTCCGCAGTGGAAATCGAGGCAGCAAAATGGCTGGTGCTGAATGCGGCATTTACACTCGACCAAGGAGAAGACAACCGCCATTTGGCATCGATGGCAAAATTGTACGGCGCCAATATGGGCAACCGCGTTGTTGACCGTGTCTTGCAGATTCACGGCGGCATGGGTTATACACGGGAATTGCCGATTGAACGCTGGTACCGTGAAGCGCGGCTTTGGAGAATTTACGACGGCACGGATGAAATACAGCGCTTGATCATTTCGCGCAATCTGTTAAAAGGGCATGTGAAAATAGGGCAATTCATTTAA
- a CDS encoding SDR family NAD(P)-dependent oxidoreductase: protein MKNTFEGRTAFVTGGSRGIGKEIAERFASEGANVAIIDVNEEALNETAAEFTGKGYSVYTKNASVTDKEQIEEAMKDVFEQFGSVDILVNNAGVIRDNMLFKMTDEDWLTVMDVHLKGAFYATRAAQGYMTQNKYGRIINISSTSALGNRGQANYATAKSGLQGFTKTLAIELGKFGITANSVAPGFIETDMTKATAERIGISFDELIQASVSNIPVNRSGKPADIANAVAFFADERSSFVSGQVLYVAGGPKN from the coding sequence ATGAAAAACACATTTGAAGGCAGAACAGCATTTGTAACCGGTGGCAGCCGAGGAATCGGCAAAGAGATTGCCGAGCGCTTCGCAAGCGAAGGCGCAAATGTCGCCATCATTGACGTCAATGAAGAAGCTTTGAATGAAACCGCCGCGGAATTCACTGGAAAAGGCTATTCCGTCTATACGAAAAATGCCAGTGTGACCGATAAGGAACAAATCGAAGAAGCGATGAAAGACGTGTTTGAACAATTCGGTTCGGTAGACATTCTGGTCAATAACGCCGGCGTGATCCGCGACAATATGCTGTTTAAAATGACCGATGAAGACTGGCTGACGGTGATGGATGTCCATTTAAAAGGGGCATTTTACGCCACGCGCGCCGCTCAGGGGTACATGACCCAGAACAAGTACGGCCGCATTATTAATATTTCGTCCACATCTGCCCTGGGAAACCGGGGGCAAGCGAACTACGCGACGGCCAAATCCGGCCTCCAAGGCTTTACAAAGACATTGGCAATTGAACTAGGCAAGTTTGGCATTACTGCAAACTCCGTGGCGCCAGGGTTTATTGAAACGGATATGACGAAAGCGACAGCTGAACGGATCGGCATCTCGTTTGATGAGTTGATCCAGGCAAGCGTCTCAAATATTCCGGTCAATCGGAGCGGAAAGCCGGCAGACATTGCCAATGCAGTGGCCTTTTTCGCTGATGAACGTTCATCGTTTGTCAGTGGGCAAGTGCTCTATGTGGCAGGCGGTCCAAAAAACTGA
- a CDS encoding MaoC family dehydratase N-terminal domain-containing protein, whose amino-acid sequence MLKESIGKRSEKVKNTIERGAVRKFAEAISDPSPLFLDEKAGKESKYGKNIAPATFPVTFDAGSIPDLKLPSQGLIHGEQIYHYNRPLFVGEEVYCWMEVKDYYEKSGNFGDMGFLVITKYGEDAEGALLFTEERIVIINEAARKGMPV is encoded by the coding sequence ATGTTGAAAGAAAGCATTGGCAAACGTTCGGAGAAAGTGAAAAACACGATTGAACGGGGAGCGGTCCGAAAATTTGCAGAAGCAATTAGCGACCCGTCACCGCTGTTTCTGGACGAAAAGGCTGGGAAAGAGTCGAAGTACGGGAAAAATATCGCTCCCGCAACATTTCCTGTTACGTTTGATGCCGGCTCGATTCCTGATTTAAAACTGCCTTCGCAGGGCTTGATCCACGGCGAGCAAATTTATCATTACAACCGGCCGCTGTTTGTAGGTGAAGAGGTTTATTGTTGGATGGAAGTCAAAGATTATTACGAGAAAAGCGGCAACTTCGGCGATATGGGCTTTTTGGTCATCACAAAATACGGGGAGGATGCAGAAGGCGCTTTGCTGTTTACAGAAGAGCGCATCGTCATCATCAACGAAGCGGCGAGAAAGGGGATGCCGGTATGA
- a CDS encoding MaoC/PaaZ C-terminal domain-containing protein produces MKQLKAFQLGESVPEITLAPVARLDLIKYAGASGDFNPIHTIDAEAEKAGLPGIIAHGMWTMGNLAKLFTPYLDEGFIQDYSIRFRGMVFIDDVITLKASIAEKQPERLTFTVQAVNQQGKDVLKGNIVFSL; encoded by the coding sequence ATGAAACAGCTGAAAGCTTTTCAATTGGGAGAATCGGTGCCGGAAATTACACTGGCACCGGTTGCCCGCCTCGATTTAATCAAATACGCAGGTGCTTCCGGCGATTTTAATCCGATCCATACGATTGATGCGGAAGCCGAAAAAGCAGGATTGCCTGGCATCATCGCCCATGGCATGTGGACAATGGGCAATCTGGCCAAGCTGTTTACGCCTTATTTGGATGAAGGATTTATCCAGGACTATTCAATCCGTTTCCGCGGCATGGTATTTATCGATGATGTGATTACGCTGAAAGCGTCAATCGCAGAAAAACAGCCGGAACGTCTAACGTTCACTGTGCAGGCAGTCAATCAGCAAGGAAAAGACGTGCTAAAAGGCAATATCGTTTTTTCGTTATAG
- a CDS encoding TetR/AcrR family transcriptional regulator: MKAELIKESINLFVEKGFSATSIQDIVDKLGVTKGSFYYHFKSKEALLMHIHLSYIDDLLKRQKTILETEKEARGKLVKVVELLIHDIEKQGALGRVYYREIRHLTPENAATIRKKRAEFRDRIESIIKEGIENGEFRKNLEAKMITFGILGITNWSYQWFNPKGDLSVRELADMYTDFILHGIQSKDS, encoded by the coding sequence GTGAAAGCAGAATTAATCAAGGAAAGCATCAATCTCTTTGTAGAGAAGGGGTTCAGTGCCACTTCCATCCAGGACATCGTGGATAAGCTGGGCGTGACAAAAGGTTCCTTCTATTATCATTTCAAGAGCAAAGAGGCGCTTCTTATGCATATTCATCTGTCTTATATTGATGATTTGCTGAAAAGGCAAAAAACGATTTTGGAGACAGAAAAAGAGGCGCGCGGAAAATTAGTGAAAGTGGTCGAACTGCTGATCCATGATATTGAAAAGCAGGGAGCCCTTGGCCGAGTTTATTACCGGGAAATACGCCATTTGACTCCTGAAAATGCAGCGACTATCCGGAAAAAGCGCGCCGAGTTCAGAGACCGCATTGAAAGCATCATTAAAGAAGGCATCGAAAATGGCGAATTCCGCAAAAACCTGGAAGCCAAAATGATTACATTCGGCATCCTCGGCATTACCAACTGGAGCTATCAATGGTTTAACCCGAAGGGCGATTTGTCTGTAAGAGAATTGGCTGATATGTACACAGACTTCATCTTGCATGGCATTCAATCAAAAGATTCCTGA
- a CDS encoding methylated-DNA--[protein]-cysteine S-methyltransferase — MAIQIEWAVLEHSGWTLYVAKTSKGLCYVGSPGQSFEDFQAYLNKRFPGAALQENPDSLTPYLQELQDYFSGTQTLFSLPIDVKGTPFQEEIWQALQEIPYGQTVSYSDIAARIQRPAAVRAVGAAIGANPVMITVPCHRVVGKNGAMTGYRGGLELKTFLLELEKAHKEHVHTPGSPSMERN; from the coding sequence ATGGCAATTCAAATTGAATGGGCAGTTTTAGAACATAGTGGCTGGACCTTGTATGTCGCTAAAACTTCTAAGGGCCTTTGCTACGTCGGTTCCCCAGGCCAAAGTTTCGAAGATTTTCAAGCTTATCTCAACAAGCGGTTTCCCGGAGCTGCGCTGCAGGAAAATCCAGATTCGCTCACGCCTTATCTGCAAGAACTGCAAGATTATTTCAGCGGCACCCAGACGCTCTTTTCTTTGCCAATCGATGTGAAAGGAACTCCTTTTCAAGAAGAGATTTGGCAGGCACTGCAAGAGATCCCTTACGGCCAGACCGTCTCTTACTCGGACATCGCCGCGCGCATCCAGCGCCCCGCAGCGGTCCGGGCAGTTGGGGCTGCAATTGGCGCAAACCCCGTGATGATCACCGTGCCTTGCCACCGGGTGGTCGGCAAAAATGGCGCCATGACCGGCTACCGCGGCGGTTTGGAATTGAAAACTTTCCTATTGGAACTTGAGAAAGCGCATAAAGAACACGTGCATACTCCAGGCTCTCCTTCTATGGAGCGGAATTGA
- a CDS encoding bifunctional transcriptional activator/DNA repair enzyme AdaA, producing the protein MAKQNFAVPAAYWKAISENDATFDDQFFYGVRTTKIFCRPSCRSRVPNKDNVLIFKNAYGALAQGFRPCKRCKPDGLNLPADEWIEQISNWIDEHFTEPISLDRLADISHGSPYHLQRQFKRLKGCSPLEYIQQLRLEKADRLLAETDDPVAIIGRLCGFPSAPYFITLYKKKNGQTPANYRKSLRGANEYGNSN; encoded by the coding sequence ATGGCCAAACAAAATTTTGCTGTTCCTGCTGCCTATTGGAAGGCCATTTCGGAAAACGATGCCACATTTGACGATCAATTTTTTTACGGAGTCCGGACCACCAAAATTTTCTGCCGCCCTTCCTGCCGCTCGCGCGTCCCGAACAAAGACAATGTGCTCATCTTTAAAAACGCTTATGGTGCATTGGCTCAAGGTTTCAGGCCCTGCAAACGATGCAAGCCGGATGGGCTGAATCTTCCGGCCGACGAATGGATTGAGCAGATTTCGAACTGGATCGATGAACATTTCACCGAACCTATAAGTTTGGATCGCCTTGCCGATATTTCACACGGCAGCCCGTACCATTTACAGCGCCAGTTCAAGCGTTTGAAAGGCTGCAGCCCTTTGGAATACATTCAGCAATTGCGTCTTGAAAAAGCAGACCGGCTTTTGGCCGAAACAGATGATCCGGTTGCAATAATCGGCCGGCTCTGCGGATTTCCAAGCGCGCCGTATTTTATTACACTGTATAAAAAGAAAAACGGGCAGACGCCTGCCAATTACCGAAAATCCCTGAGAGGAGCAAATGAATATGGCAATTCAAATTGA
- the tatA gene encoding twin-arginine translocase TatA/TatE family subunit, producing MANIGPTEWIIILVIALIIFGPAKLPQLGRAAGETLREFKNSTKGIMEDAKEEVKTEKEK from the coding sequence ATGGCAAATATCGGACCAACCGAATGGATTATTATTCTTGTGATTGCTTTGATCATTTTTGGGCCAGCCAAATTGCCGCAGCTGGGACGTGCTGCCGGTGAAACGCTGAGAGAGTTTAAAAACTCGACGAAAGGCATTATGGAAGATGCAAAAGAAGAAGTGAAAACCGAAAAAGAAAAATAA